A stretch of the Fusarium musae strain F31 chromosome 2, whole genome shotgun sequence genome encodes the following:
- a CDS encoding hypothetical protein (EggNog:ENOG41), producing MSEPPPNNGFVGRVRGASLSIINANPQLGMWQATGTAIAQAPNLTELRDAESGGDKIEFNAQGHSTRYAVPEPDGELTLVRTATLTRRPSVIPKLDKDPFIEEPVAIPEEVDVEQGSLREDTITEAPEERHHHHHFHLREKHRQRLERRKSLYEKHKADEKEKWGPTIMNGLKAFWKFFLTPSGFLITLYGLNIVAWGAMLFFLLLNVAPAMNHPSANDNNSARKKWLEIDSQILNALFCVTGFGLAPWRFRDWYRYTRAVFWKDVPAMQKLTEQNKAWFRPPAWATEQNTSPADSTTTLPGSTTFTGEKAPPTPLWKLGFTIYMMVLNTFLQAVLCYFMWGYNRIDRPSWATGTFIGLGCGTGLLAGLMSWWEGRKVKKIEGPEVKVVAV from the exons ATGTCGGAGCCACCGCCAAACAATGGCTTCGTGGGTCGCGTCCGCGGCGCGTCGCTATCAATCATCAATGCCAATCCGCAGCTGGGCATGTGGCAAGCCACCGGCACAGCCATCGCACAAGCCCCCAATCTCACTGAACTCCGCGACGCAGAATCTGGCGGCGATAAGATCGAATTCAATGCCCAAGGCCACTCTACGCGCTACGCTGTGCCTGAGCCAGACGGCGAGCTCACGCTGGTGAGGACAGCGACGCTCACTCGCAGACCTAGTGTGATCCCAAAGCTTGACAAGGATCCTTTCATCGAGGAGCCGGTCGCAATTCCTGAGGAAGTTGACGTGGAGCAGGGATCGCTGAGGGAAGATACTATCACCGAGGCACCTGAGgaacgccatcatcatcatcattttcATCTGCGCGAAAAGCATCGACAGCGGCTGGAGCGACGGAAAAGTCTGTATGAGAAACACAAGGctgacgagaaggagaaatgGGGACCGACGATCATGAACGGCCTCAAGGCGTTTTGGAAATTCTTTCTCACGCCATCTGGCTTCCTTATCACGCTGTATGGTCTGAATATTGTG GCATGGGGC GCaatgctcttcttcctcctcctcaatgtTGCGCCAGCCATGAACCATCCCAGCGCCAACGACAACAACTCAGCGCGCAAGAAATGGCTCGAGATAGACAGTCAGATCCTCAACGCCCTCTTCTGCGTCACAGGCTTCGGCCTAGCCCCGTGGCGCTTCCGTGACTGGTACCGCTACACCCGCGCAGTCTTCTGGAAGGATGTCCCTGCCATGCAGAAGCTCACAGAACAAAACAAGGCTTGGTTTCGACCTCCTGCCTGGGCGACGGAACAGAACACAAGCCCGGCTGATTCGACTACTACTCTTCCCGGCTCGACCACGTTTACCGGCGAGAAGGCGCCTCCGACACCGCTTTGGAAATTGGGCTTCACTATCTATATGATGGTGCTGAATACATTCCTACAAGCTGTTTTGTGCTATTTCATGTGGGGGTACAATCGCATTGATCGTCCC AGCTGGGCTACTGGCACTTTCATCGGCCTTGGTTGCGGCACAGGTCTGTTGGCTGGTCTGATGTCGTGGTGGGAGGGccgcaaggtcaagaagatcgaaGGCCCCGAGGTTAAAGTCGTCGCTGTATGA
- a CDS encoding hypothetical protein (EggNog:ENOG41): MSTDKAQHAPPNPELISLSTLPLPPVAPSNDTGACMPEVNPNGTGCMTLASNQDFQAGGFLLDGKHVLVHVTFTGAPSSPGSSSVYNGSQIIAVKTEGQNFPGRSPWKCLTCGLAENNTRGMSPTYSYPQAFGDGKRVLFGTNILDCRPHKLVDAACTPELTHVYPIRWDTSPDGTGEGGAIRELRLHPDDLHLGFNAFTTNGPKIAGIPLVPRYDLVKVTRLFNPEADQPITTHDKHITINRNAIAVGELRSFSGRGTEATYIGYPAESSNIDVFAVHLETGKVRRLTRHPEYCDPIAISPDDNWMAALDTRGTDRQMWLSGMRHIPPITDLISTSITSSTRNNEQRRFFRPYLLDRHGDRGEYFGQKIYGEGEGVPGSGDYNDPEWNAMADPRWSPDGTQIVYGEAQTLPPACGGTNPLPCYASKEPGGRRVRVVLATLTTREPLNLPVVNPISDEVPWGVKYSPGDIDPQRPQPTPGKYTLMGLSCGYASVEIVGADDASISEISVVYHHFSDDGSTFLSGSETVRATLPSLTLSQVDWYSDLNQTENSMNTKKTSPGGFHLTIDVLKNIFQANGIMNTTINGNLYTQPANGT; the protein is encoded by the exons ATGTCGACTGACAAAGCGCAACATGCCCCGCCAAATCCAGAACTCATCAGCCTTTCAACACTTCCCCTTCCACCAGTTGCACCCAGCAACGATACCGGTGCTTGCATGCCAGAAGTGAATCCAAATGGCACTGGATGCATGACTCTTGCTTCAAATCAGGACTTCCAAGCAGGCGGCTTTCTATTGGATGGAAAGCATGTTTTGGTGCACGTCACCTTTACAGGCGCTCCGTCATCTCCGGGCTCATCCAGTGTTTACAACGGTAGCCAAATTATCGCCGTAAAGACCGAAGGCCAGAACTTTCCTGGTAGAAGTCCGTGGAAATGTCTTACTTGTGGACTGGCCGAGAATAACACAAGAGGAATGAGCCCAACATACAGCTACCCCCAGGCTTTTGGTGACGGAAAAAGAGTTCTCTTCGGTACCAATATACTCGATTGCCGGCCGCATAAACTGGTTGATGCGGCTTGTACACCTGAGCTCACCCACGTTTATCCCATACGGTGGGATACTAGCCCTGATGGGACCGGGGAGGGCGGCGCCATTCGGGAGCTGCGTTTGCACCCCGATGACCTCCATCTTGGATTCAATGCTTTCACAACTAACGGTCCAAAGATCG CCGGCATACCACTTGTTCCGCGTTACGATCTCGTCAAAGTCACCCGACTGTTCAACCCAGAAGCAGACCAACCTATTACGACGCATGATAAAcacatcaccatcaataGGAACGCCATAGCTGTAGGCGAGCTTCGTAGTTTCAGCGGCAGGGGAACTGAAGCTACGTACATAGGCTATCCTGCCGAGTCCTCCAACATTGACGTCTTCGCTGTTCACTTGGAGACTGGCAAGGTGCGGCGACTTACAAGACACCCAGAATATTGCGATCCGATTGCTATCTCACCTGACGATAATTGGATGGCGGCTTTGGATACGCGAGGAACGGACCGTCAAATGTGGCTCTCTGGCATGAGACATATCCCTCCTATTACCGACCTGATCAGCACGTCAATTACATCCTCGACGAGAAACAACGAGCAGAGAAGGTTCTTCAGGCCGTATCTCTTGGATCGGCATGGCGATCGCGGGGAATACTTTGGTCAGAAGATCTATGGGGAAGGGGAAGGCGTTCCTGGCAGCGGCGATTATAACGACCCCGAATGGAATGCAATGGCTGATCCGAGATGGTCTCCGGATGGCACTCAGATTGTTTACGGTGAAGCTCAAACACTACCTCCTGCGTGCGGAGGAACAAACCCGCTTCCTTGCTATGCGTCTAAGGAACCGGGAGGCAGACGAGTACGTGTAGTGTTGGCAACTCTTACTACTCGGGAACCTCTCAATCTTCCTGTAGTCAATCCAATCTCAGATGAAGTCCCATGGGGTGTCAAGTACTCTCCAGGAGACATTGATCCACAGCGTCCCCAGCCGACACCTGGCAAATACACACTGATGGGGCTCAGTTGTGGATATGCAAGTGTTGAGATCGTTGGGGCAGATGATGCATCTATCAGTGAGATCAGCGTAGTCTATCATCACTTCTCAGATGATGGATCAACGTTCCTGTCAGGATCAGAAACAGTTCGCGCCACGTTGCCATCTCTGACGCTGAGTCAAGTCGACTGGTATTCTGACCTGAATCAAACTGAAAATTCAATGAATACAAAAAAGACAAGTCCAGGTGGCTTCCATCTGACTATTGACGTTTTGAAGAACATATTCCAGGCAAATGGGATCATGAACACCACGATTAACGGCAATCTCTATACACAGCCCGCAAATGGAACGTGA
- a CDS encoding hypothetical protein (EggNog:ENOG41), which produces MAGFTFYNYEPSLPAAAAFVIIFTTTALIHLWQMFRHRTWYFIPFLIGCLFEAFGYVGRALSANEAPDYAKNPYIMQSILLLLGPALLAASIYMILGRLIVLLNAGHLSLIRTKWLTKVFVIGDVLSFLAQSGGGGMLASAKSNDKVKMGESMIVGGLLIQIVFFGFFMVVTVVFHMRIRSRPTSRSLVLNTPWEKLIFILYASSLFILVRSVFRVAEYVLGKDGALQAHEYWLYIFDATLMSFVAILFNVFHPSKAISKLGDEKPRYTVDEYPLHSV; this is translated from the exons ATGGCCGGTTTCACGTTCTACAATTATGAGCCCTCATTACCAGCGGCCGCCGCAtttgtcatcatcttcaccactACTGCTCTTATCCATTTATGGCAGATGTTCCGGCATCGAACATGGTACTTTATCCCATTTCTCATCGGCTGTCTAT TCGAGGCATTTGGCTACGTCGGCCGTGCGCTCTCCGCAAACGAAGCTCCAGACTACGCCAAGAACCCGTACATCATGCAGTCGATATTACTCCTTCTCGGCCCCGCGCTTCTGGCCGCGTCTATCTATATGATATTGGGCCGGTTGATAGTTCTTTTGAATGCCGGCCACTTATCCTTGATTCGAACGAAGTGGTTGACTAAGGTGTTTGTCATCGGCGACGTGCTATCTTTCCTGGCACAGAGTGGAGGTGGCGGTATGCTCGCCTCAGCAAAGTCCAATGATAAGGTCAAAATGGGTGAAAGCATGATCGTTGGTGGGTTGCTCATTCAGATCGTCTTCTTTGGCTTTTTCATGGTTGTCACGGTTGTCTTTCACATGCGGATTCGGTCTCGTCCAACTTCTCGGTCTCTTGTCCTGAACACTCCTTGGGAGAAGCTGATTTTCATCCTTTACGCTTCGAGCCTTTTCATCCTCGTTCGGTCGGTTTTCCGCGTCGCGGAATATGTTCTTGGGAAAGATGGAGCGTTGCAGGCTCATGAGTATTGGCTCTATATCTTTGACGCGACGCTCATGTCGTTTGTTGCTATTCTCTTCAATGTCTTCCACCCAAGCAAAGCCATCAGCAAGCTGGGAGACGAAAAGCCCAGATATACAGTGGATGAGTATCCCTTACATAGCGTATAG
- a CDS encoding hypothetical protein (EggNog:ENOG41), whose amino-acid sequence MNGHSQRSHEPVMSKQDEDLMQLTLQLRNKKEAEKYAKYHGDKLIGNPIAPKVGLWEDVKSVFSKSSNWPALKRTADGIIKGTGLDGQSLATIAGSLSDYSVQRQKLIDGQVKDKYDKMLHPPLTYLGDAFQYRTADGKFNSAMNPHLGQAGAPYAKTVPSKTAPLGALPDPSDLFDKLMAREEGGRESKSGLSAMLIYHATIIIHDIFRTNDNDKNISDSSSYLDLSPLYGYTTEMQRKVRDDKFKLGLLKPDTFAEDRLLRQPPGVCIMLVMYNRYHNYAARQLLRINENGRFRVPAMYEKTKLVSLIMEHLPEKDQYGQKLPLDDDVKEKCKKYEKLWRDVRAARPGDAPYAPPKTPHETEKEKEKREEAEKKRQDALEEIEKFNKSKLNQELEDLTNDLKLLLKKKTLKLKDRDPQAAKDFEAACDEFKEAWEAAWNKQDDDLFNTARLITCGMYIQISVHDYLRALMGFHQFDTNFTLDPRADFDQKKTSRGIGNQVTVEFNLLYRFHCAISLKDEKYTEDFMKNVLHFRDPSNTSLPEFLGTMAAVKQKAAEDHKYGKREPEPWEVTFGIPDEDPAPAAGAGSSGNTSDSGIALNGASNNVSAEKVTESRHFTRNPITNLFDDSQMLKELTSAMDDPISNFGPRNVPKCLKSVEIMGILQARRWECGTLNDFRDFFGLPRHQSFESVTKNAEIQNALRDLYEHPDKIELYPGIFCESDEYMGLDPGPSESSSALWSAIFSDAITLVRSDRFYTVDWNTNSLTSWGMKEVTPNNEICKSSVFHRLLQRAFPGWFPSNTIRFFHPFYTAEQNGKYAEAQGYGDWFKETVDHPKVAVAAPVQKPEKPLYLSKFDDIKIILQGEKAKNFTNSAFYYKANLPPVVRDVLTTVNGKLDPQYTPAIDDYVKDVEADLKKYLDDQMRHIVKRESISMTNSTFQIDATRDFAIPVVTRYVADFLGFGNKLFKDPTESKDTYSENEIYQHITNCQIFLSYNADETKWLQRREAFKASMKKLIELTQRGTIWEAGQWDITRALFGKKETNAMHDLGVFVAKQVLGYEKEQKKAAAILLLICLDFAYNAVVSFTATLDGYMKDLYAAADGRPHFMLGLRHDTRPQWIQVQECVFSDKPNADEHLERMVQTMARITVRQPIVRKALEEGKYNFAGVEGGKQVTIKKGDAVILDLAKAGDEEDVKNSPEKRQLLLAQLNIADKFGVFAPRRIVTISLTSMIKFVAQMKNPRRGHDAQGKLKRINLDSTPEGYANYMAPGRVSWIQKQAEKLKGPGEAEDIVTEGDLRPQSDTYLTPTWDEFVPFPMTWKIRFDGFGESDYKVGTNEYGRVKTMPTLPDFCPPWYQPQGPSTEGGAFASTVCICAGEGSGKGEVDEKGEKVHKKGCPCVGGSKKKHKLKTAQLSTGCGLSDNCVHK is encoded by the exons ATGAACGGCCACTCTCAGCGCTCACATGAGCCTGTGATGAGTAAGCAGGATGAGGATCTGATGCAGCTCACGCTGCAGCTCAGAAACAAGAAAGAAGCAGAGAAATATGCCAAGTATCACGGCGACAAACTGATTGGA AACCCCATTGCCCCCAAGGTTGGCTTATGGGAAGATGTCAAATCCGTGTTCTCCAAGTCAAGCAACTGGCCCGCCTTGAAGAGAACGGCAGATGGCATCATTAAAGGCACTGGACTTGAT GGACAGAGTCTTGCGACTATCGCTGGCAGTCTTTCTGACTACAGTGTTCAACGCCAAAAGTTAATCGATGGCCAAGTCAAAGACAAGTACGACAAGATGCTGCACC CGCCTTTGACATACCTTGGAGATGCATTCCAGTATAGAACTGCTGATGGCAAGTTCAACAGCGCCATGAATCCTCATCTCGGTCAAGCTGGTGCTCCATATGCCAAGACTGTTCCGTCAAAGACCGCACCATTGGGAGCTCTTCCTGATCCCTCTGATctctttgacaagctcatGGCACGAGAGGAAGGCGGCCGAGAGAGCAAGTCTGGACTCTCTGCCATGCTCATCTATCACGCAACCATCATTATCCATGACATCTTCAGAaccaacgacaacgacaagaaTATCTCCGATAGCTCGTCGTATCTTGACCTGTCCCCACTCTATGGATACACCACAGAGATGCAGCGCAAGGTCCGAGATGACAAGTTCAAGCTTGGTCTCTTGAAGCCCGATACGTTTGCTGAGGACCGTCTACTTCGACAGCCACCTGGCGTCTGCATCATGCTCGTTATGTATAACCGCTATCATAACTATGCTGCAAGACAACTTCTCCGTATCAACGAGAATGGCCGCTTCAGGGTTCCAGCCATGTACGAGAAGACCAAACTGGTCTCTCTGATCATGGAGCATCTTCCTGAGAAGGACCAGTACGGCCAAAAGCTTCCattggatgacgatgttaAGGAGAAGTGTAAGAAGTACGAGAAACTCTGGAGAGATGTCCGCGCAGCTAGGCCTGGCGATGCACCTTACGCTCCCCCCAAGACACCCCATGAGacagaaaaggagaaggagaagcgagAGGAAGCCGAGAAAAAGCGACAAGATGCTCtggaagagattgagaagttcaACAAGTCTAAGCTGAACCAAGAGTTGGAAGACCTGACCAACGATCTCAAGCTTCtactcaagaagaagactttgaagctcaaggatcGCGATCCCCAAGCAGCTAAGGACTTCGAAGCGGCATGTGATGAGTTCAAAGAGGCCTGGGAAGCAGCCTGGAACAAACAAGACGATGACCTCTTCAACACAGCCCGACTCATCACCTGCGGCATGTACATTCAGATCTCAGTCCACGACTATCTGAGAGCGCTCATGGGCTTCCACCAGTTCGACACCAACTTCACGCTTGATCCTCGCGCCGACTTTGatcagaagaagacgagccGTGGTATTGGTAACCAGGTCACAGTCGAGTTCAACCTTCTCTACCGCTTCCATTGTGCCATCTctctcaaggatgagaaatACACTGAGGACTTTATGAAGAATGTTTTACACTTCAGGGACCCCAGTAATACTTCTCTTCCTGAGTTTCTGGGTACCATGGCTGCTGTTAAgcagaaggctgctgaggatcATAAGTATGGTAAGAGGGAGCCTGAGCCATGGGAGGTAACCTTTGGTATCCCTGATGAGGACCCGGCACCTGCGGCTGGGGCTGGCTCTTCAGGCAACACTTCGGACAGTGGTATCGCTCTCAACGGTGCTTCCAACAATGTCAGCGCGGAGAAGGTCACCGAGTCTAGGCATTTCACTCGCAACCCCATCACCAACCTCTTCGATGACAGCCAGATGCTCAAGGAGCTTACTTCAGCCATGGATGACCCCATCTCCAACTTTGGTCCTCGCAACGTTCCCAAGTGTCTCAAATCGGTTGAGATCATGGGTATCCTTCAAGCTCGTCGATGGGAGTGCGGAACTCTGAATGACTTCCGAGACTTCTTTGGCCTGCCCAGACACCAGTCTTTTGAGAGCGTCACAAAGAACGCTGAGATCCAGAATGCGCTCCGAGATCTTTATGAGCACCCCGACAAGATCGAGCTCTATCCTGGTATCTTTTGCGAGTCTGATGAGTACATGGGTCTGGACCCCGGTCCCAGTGAGTCCAGCTCTGCTCTTTGGTCAGCCATCTTCTCCGATGCCATTACCCTTGTCCGATCTGATCGCTTCTACACCGTTGACTGGAACACCAACTCTTTGACGTCCTGGGGTATGAAAGAAGTCACCCCCAACAACGAGATCTGCAAGAGTTCAGTCTTCCACCGTCTCCTTCAACGTGCTTTCCCAGGCTGGTTCCCGTCCAACACCATCCGTTTCTTCCATCCTTTCTACACAGCCGAGCAGAACGGCAAATATGCCGAGGCTCAAGGCTATGGAGACTGGTTCAAGGAGACGGTTGATCACCCGAAggtcgctgtcgctgctcCAGTGCAGAAGCCCGAGAAGCCGTTATATCTCAGCAAGTTCGATgacatcaagatcatcttgCAGGGCGAGAAGGCCAAAAACTTCACAAACTCCGCGTTTTACTACAAGGCAAACCTGCCTCCAGTAGTCAGAGACGTGTTGACCACGGTGAATGGGAAGCTCGACCCCCAATACACACCCGCGATTGACGATTACGTCAAGGATGTGGAGGCAGACTTGAAGAAGTATCTTGACGATCAAATGAGACATATTGTCAAGAGAGAGTCGATCTCTATGACCAACTCGACTTTCCAGATCGATGCTACTCGAGA CTTTGCCATCCCTGTTGTCACCCGATATGTCGCCGATTTCCTCGGCTTCGGCAACAAGCTCTTCAAGGACCCTACCGAGTCCAAGGACACGTACAGCGAGAACGAGATTTATCAGCACATCACAAACTGCCAGATCTTCCTCTCGTACAACGCTGACGAGACCAAGTGGTTACAGCGTCGTGAAGCTTTCAAGGcttcgatgaagaagctcatcgaGCTTACCCAGAGAGGTACCATCTGGGAGGCAGGACAGTGGGACATCACCAGGGCGCTGTTTGGTAAGAAGGAGACTAATGCTATGCATGATCTTGGAGTTTTTGTGGCGAAGCAGGTTTTAGGCTATGAGAAGGAACAGAAGAAAGCGGCTGctattcttcttctcatttgTCTTGACTTTGCTTACAATGCAGTCGTCTCG TTCACTGCTACGCTGGATGGCTACATGAAGGATCTTTATGCAGCGGCTGATGGTCGTCCACATTTCATGCTAGGCCTGCGTCATGACACCCGGCCACAATGGATTCAAGTCCAGGAGTGCGTCTTCAGTGATAAGCCAAACGCTGATGAGCATCTTGAGAGGATGGTCCAGACAATGGCACGAATCACAGTTCGACAGCCCATTGTTCGCAAGGCTCTTGAAGAGGGCAAATATAACTTTGCTGGTGTGGAAGGAGGAAAACAGGTTACTATCAAGAAAGGCGATGCTGTTATCCTCGATCTT GCCAAGGCcggcgacgaagaagatgtaaAGAACAGCCCAGAGAAACGGCAGCTCTTACTGGCCCAGCTCAACATCGCTGACAAGTTTGGCGTCTTTGCACCCCGACGTATTGTCACCATCTCTCTCACCTCGATGATCAAGTTCGTCGCTCAGATGAAGAACCCTCGTCGTGGTCACGATGCACAGGGCAAGCTTAAGAGGATCAATCTTGACTCTACTCCCGAGGGTTACGCCAATTACATGGCTCCTGGACGAGTCAGCTGGATTCAGAAACAGGCCGAGAAGCTGAAAGGCCCAGGAGAGGCAGAGGATATTGTTACCGAAGGCGATCTGCGGCCGCAGAGTGACACGTATCTCACCCCAACTTGGGATGAGTTCGTTCCCTTCCCCATGACATGGAAGATTCGCTTCGACGGCTTTGGCGAGTCGGACTACAAGGTTGGCACCAATGAATACGGTAGAGTCAAGACGATGCCTACGCTTCCTGATTTCTGTCCTCCGTGGTATCAGCCTCAAGGTCCTAGCACAGAAGGAGGTGCTTTCGCTTCTACCGTCTGCATTTGTGCTGGTGAAGGATCTGGAAagggtgaggttgatgaaaAGGGCGAGAAGGTCCACAAGAAGGGTTGTCCTTGTGTTGGAGgttccaagaagaagcataagCTGAAGACGGCCCAGCTTTCGACGGGCTGTGGATTGAGTGATAACTGTGTTCATAAGTAG
- a CDS encoding hypothetical protein (EggNog:ENOG41), whose protein sequence is MTSLHAYLPALKGIAIAGSLINGGTMTSGYRLLPSVYPIVQKSPKDAAKQWEYFYWSMSATVPWVDLTTIIVIGTIAYGEYKENSSALAWKIWATAGGLMPIGWIWVRKVMLGPSYKLLDIADSKSSEAEPLNSSAKNVLDLMQEFNAQMAVRMMFPWVVGGLALWATLGL, encoded by the coding sequence ATGACTTCCCTTCACGCCTATCTCCCAGCCCTCAAGGGTATTGCCATCGCTGGCAGTCTCATCAACGGCGGTACCATGACATCAGGCTACCGCCTTCTCCCCTCAGTCTACCCAATCGTCCAAAAGTCGCCCAAAGACGCTGCAAAGCAATGGGAATACTTTTACTGGTCCATGTCAGCCACTGTGCCATGGGTTGACCTGACCACAATTATTGTGATCGGCACTATTGCCTATGGAGAGTACAAGGAAAACAGCTCTGCTCTAGCTTGGAAGATCTGGGCTACTGCAGGAGGACTCATGCCCATCGGTTGGATCTGGGTTCGAAAGGTGATGCTCGGCCCATCTTACAAGCTTCTGGACATTGCGGACTCAAAGTCTTCAGAGGCTGAGCCTTTGAATTCCAGTGCGAAGAATGTGTTGGACCTCATGCAGGAGTTTAATGCGCAGATGGCTGTGAGGATGATGTTTCCTTGGGTCGTTGGTGGACTTGCGCTCTGGGCTACCCTGGGCCTCTAG
- a CDS encoding hypothetical protein (EggNog:ENOG41): MHSLVFSTLLSGAVALSYAGNKVPFEADSPQIAASFPDVDQTLYSPAFINPENVAPGFANGTAAPNSQQTLEQFLWTLASRNNWMTYHNPVFTSEEGRSIPYVVLSASKSLLQTSSVGNTTNKVRVWLQGGVHGNEPAGEEGLLALLGKMDAEPEWALGLLEKLDIIVLPRYNPDGSAYFQRLLATSFDPNRDHTKMASQQTMEVKQLNLKFNAHVHLDCHEYGARRGLTYQNKTYIPVQDNQFSAFKNPNVHADIRSMAETLFVPEVATALRKKNLTTNGYVVASQENDTIKLQDFVTDTRGEVTVFLGQGLAFLSETRGIGIGDRNFQRRTTAGLTAAETVLQIAADNAELVYETVEEARKDFIENDHEIIVRDQPRWMEMTWPYLDAETGNITEVPVLFGNNTPPASNLTRVRPEAYIFSRAWANAALRLRAAGVIVDELAVDFEGEVEAYNITSASLAETKYEGIALTTVNTELSKKTMKFPAGAYWVGTKQQHAAQAFVRLEPESPDGFVTFNILPVNAGDEYQVYIIPSKSQ, from the coding sequence ATGCATTCTCTTGTGTTTTCAACACTCCTTTCGGGAGCTGTAGCGCTCTCTTATGCCGGGAACAAAGTGCCCTTTGAGGCAGATTCTCCTCAAATTGCCGCCAGCTTTCCGGATGTAGATCAAACACTTTACTCTCCAGCCTTCATCAATCCTGAGAATGTTGCTCCAGGTTTCGCCAATGGCACAGCGGCGCCAAACTCCCAGCAGACGCTGGAACAGTTCTTGTGGACGCTTGCATCGCGAAACAACTGGATGACCTATCACAATCCTGTGTTCACTTCTGAAGAGGGACGTTCGATTCCTTACGTTGTTTTGTCTGCATCAAAATCGCTGTTGCAGACTTCGTCAGTGGGCAACACAACTAACAAAGTCCGGGTCTGGCTGCAGGGCGGAGTTCATGGGAATGAACCGGCTGGCGAAGAAGGACTCCTTGCACTGCTTGGTAAAATGGATGCTGAACCAGAATGGGCACTTGGACTTCTGGAAAAGCTTGATATCATTGTGCTTCCACGATACAACCCTGATGGGTCAGCTTATTTCCAGCGTCTTCTGGCGACAAGCTTTGACCCCAATCGAGATCATACCAAGATGGCTTCGCAACAGACTATGGAAGTCAAGCAATTGAACCTCAAATTCAATGCCCATGTGCATCTCGATTGCCACGAGTATGGAGCCCGAAGAGGGCTGACATATCAGAACAAGACCTATATCCCGGTCCAGGACAACCAGTTCTCAGCTTTCAAGAACCCAAATGTCCACGCTGACATTCGTTCAATGGCGGAAACTCTATTTGTCCCAGAAGTTGCCACCGCACTACGAAAGAAGAATCTTACAACAAACGGCTATGTTGTTGCATCCCAAGAAAATGACACCATCAAGCTTCAAGACTTTGTCACCGACACTCGCGGCGAAGTCACTGTTTTCCTCGGCCAAGGACTAGCTTTCCTCTCAGAGACGAGAGGAATCGGCATTGGAGATCGCAACTTCCAGCGCAGAACAACAGCTGGGTTGACTGCAGCTGAGACGGTCTTGCAGATTGCCGCTGACAATGCGGAGCTGGTATACGAAACTGTCGAAGAAGCGAGGAAGGACTTTATCGAAAATGACCACGAGATTATTGTAAGGGATCAGCCAAGATGGATGGAGATGACATGGCCATACCTCGACGCTGAGACTGGAAACATCACCGAGGTTCCTGTTTTGTTTGGCAACAATACTCCTCCCGCTAGTAACCTCACCCGCGTTCGTCCCGAAGCCTACATCTTCAGCAGAGCTTGGGCCAACGCTGCTCTCCGCCTTCGAGCAGCTGGTGTTATTGTGGATGAGCTTGCTGTCGACTTTGAAGGTGAAGTGGAAGCATACAACATAACATCTGCTTCGCTGGCAGAGACTAAGTACGAGGGTATTGCATTGACTACAGTGAATACTGAGTTGAGcaagaagacgatgaagTTTCCCGCTGGGGCGTATTGGGTCGGCACGAAACAGCAGCATGCAGCCCAGGCCTTTGTTAGGCTGGAACCTGAGAGTCCAGATGGGTTTGTGACGTTCAATATCTTGCCTGTCAATGCAGGAGATGAGTATCAGGTCTATATAATTCCGTCCAAGAGTCAATAG